A window of Mycolicibacterium holsaticum DSM 44478 = JCM 12374 genomic DNA:
GCGACGCCCCACCCGGCATCACGACGGCGCCGACGTAGGGCGCCTGGAACACCCGGAACGGGGTGTCCTTGAAGTAGTCGGTCAGCTCGACGAGTTCCAGGCCGAACCGCAGGTCGGGCTTGTCGGTGCCGTAGCGGCGCATCGCCTCGGCATAGGTGATCCGCGGCAGCGGCGTGGGCACCTGGTAGCCGATCAGTGCCCACAGCGCCGTGACGATCTCCTCGGAGATCGCGATGACGTCCTCGGTGTCCACGAAGCTCATCTCCATGTCGAGCTGGGTGAACTCCGGCTGCCGGTCGGCGCGGAAATCCTCGTCGCGGTAGCACCGCGCGATCTGGTAGTACCGCTCCATACCGGCCACCATCAGCAGCTGCTTGAACAGCTGCGGGCTCTGCGGCAGCGCGTAGAACGATCCGGGCTGCAGCCGGGCGGGCACCAGGAAGTCACGCGCCCCCTCCGGCGTCGACCGCGTCATCGTCGGCGTCTCGATCTCGACGAAGTCGTGGCGCGCCAGCACCTCACGCGCCGCCGAATTCACCTTGGAGCGCAACCGGATTGCGTTGCCCGGGCCTTCGCGTCGCAGATCGAGATAGCGGTACTTGAGGCGGGCTTCCTCGCCGGCCTGTTCGTCGAGTTGGAACGGCAGCGGCGCGCTCTCCCCCAGCACCGTCAGCGACGTGGCGTTTACCTCGATTTCACCGGTGGGGATCTCGGGGTTGGTATTGCCCTCGGGACGGACCTCGATGATGCCGTCGACGGCGATGCAGAACTCCGCACGCAGCCGGTGGGCGGCTTCCAGCACGTCGGGCTCTCGGAACACCACCTGCGACACCCCGGAGGCGTCGCGCAGATCGATGAAGATGACCCCGCCGTGGTCGCGGCGGCGTGCCACCCAACCGGCCAACGTCACCTTCTGACCGGCGTCGGCGGATCGCAACGACCCGGCGGCGTGACTGCGCAGCACTCAAACTCCCTGGAAATCGGCTGATGGGGACAACTGCCCAAGTGTAAAGGTGCCCGTTCGGCCGGTAGCTTGGCCTGCGTGCGCACCGTAACCGCCGTCGTCGGCCCAGGCGCCATCGGTTCCACCGTGGCGGCCCTGCTGCACGCGGCCGGACACCAGGTGATGTTGTGCGGGCGGACACCGCGGGACTCGATCGAGGTCAGGCCCGATGACGGCGACCCGATTGTGGTGCCGGGACCCGTGCTGACCGACCCGGCGCTCGTCGACGGCCCGGTCGACGTGGTGCTGCTGGCGGTGAAGGACACCCAGACCGAGCAGTCGGCTGGCTGGCTGGCCAGGTTGTGCGACGAACGCACCGTGGTCGCCGCGCTGCAGAACGGCGTCGAACAGGTCGAGCGCGTCGGCCGCTACTGCCCTACGTCGACGGTCGTGCCCGTGGCCGTGTGGGTTTCGGCTGAACCGGCACCCGAAGGCCACATTCGGTTACGTACCGCGGCGCGGCTGGTGCTGCCCGAGGTGTCCGCGGCCCAGACGCTGGTCGACCTTTTCGAGGGTAGCGCGGTCGCCGTCGAGACCGACCCGAACTTTCTCAGCGCGGCGTGGCACAAACTTCTCGTCAACGCGGTCGTGGGGTTCATGGTCCTCACGGGGCGCCGGGCCGGCATGTTCCGCCGCGACGACGTGGCCGACCTGGCGCGCCGCTACCTCGCCGAGTGCTTGGCGGTCGCGCGCGCCGACGGTGCGCAGCTGGGCGATGAGGTCGTCGACCAGGTCGTCAACCTGCTCGCCAAGTCACCGGAGGACATCACCACGTCGATGCTCACCGACCGCCAGGCTGGGCGCCGGTTGGAGTGGGACATCCGCAACGCGGTGATCTTGCGTAAAGCGGCCGTCCACGGCATCGCCACCCCGATCAGCGACGTGATCGTTCCGCTGCTGGCGGCGGCCAGCGACGGACCCGGCTAGACACCGAAACCGACGCGATGGTCGATCTGCGGTGAGAACCAGCCAAAGCGTCGGTCGCGGATAACCACACGGGCGGCACGGGTCGGCGATATCGTTCCCGCACCGATCGAGCGACGGCCTCCTGGGAGGCGACTAATGGAGGCACCGGCACGCTGCCCCACCTGTGGCACCGAAGCGCGTACCGGCGCCCGGTTCTGCGACGGATGCGGAACCGCGCTGGATCAACCTCACATCGCTGAGTACAAGCAGGTGACGGTGCTGTTCGCCGACGTGGTCCGGTCGATGGATATCGCCGCGGTGCTTGGTCCCGAGCGGCTCCGGGAGGTGATGACGGAGCTCGTGCTGCGCGCCACCGCCGTCATCCGTCGCTACGACGGCACCGTCAACCAGTTCACCGGCGACGGGATCATGGCGCTGTTCGGCGCTCCACGCGCGTTGGAGGATCACGCTCGTCGGGCCTGTCTGGCCGCACTCGACGTCCAGGAAGAGGTCCGTACCTTGGCGGCGGAGACCGCTCGCCGCGACGGGATCTCCCTGCAGCTGCGGATCGGGCTCAACTCCGGAATGGTTGTGGCCGGCGACATCGGTCCGGAGGCTCTCGCATACACGGCCGTCGGCGAGCACGTCGGGATGGCCCAGCGGATGGAATCTGTGGCGCCACCCGGTGGCGTGATGCTCAGCGAATCCACGGCCCGACTGGTCGAAAGCGACACGCTACTCAGCGACCCGCAGCCAGTGCGCATCAAAGGGTCGACCGCGCCGGTGACGGCCCGCCGGCTGATAGGGGTCGGCAACTCTCGCCGCACGGGTCAGCGCACCCCGCTGGTGGGTCGGGAGCGCGAGATACGCCTGCTAGAAGCGGCGCTCGAGGACGCGCTCAGCGGCCGCGGGCGCGTCATCGGGATCAAAGGAGCTCCCGGCATCGGCAAGAGCCGGATCACTCAGGAGGTGGTGGCAAGGGCCACGCACCTGGGCCTCGATATCTTCTCGGCGTACTGCGAATCGCATACCAGCCAGATTCCGTTCTTCGTCGCTGCCGAGCTGCTGCGCTCCTTCTTCGGGGTCGAGGGGTTGGCCCCGGCCGCCGCCGCGATCAGGATCAGAACCACAGTGCCCCAGGCAAATCCCGAGGATCTCGACCTCCTGCACGACCTGCTCGGTATCGGTGACCACGGCGCAACCAGTGGTATCGACCCCGACGCCCGCAGGCGCCGGCTCACCGGATTGCTCGACGCAGCCCTGCTGGCGCGCACCGAACCCGCCGTCTACGTGATCGACGATGTTCAGTGGATCGACGCCGTGAGCGAATCGATGCTCACCGATCTGGTTTCAACGGTCGCGAAAACACCTGCGCTGGTGCTGATCACGTACCGCCCCGAGTATCGCGGTGCGCTCAGCCGGGCAGGCGACTCAGGCGTCGTCTCTGACATGGTTGCGCTCAGCCCACTGGACCGCTCGCAGACGTCGACGCTGCTCGCCGAGTTGTTGGGGTCGGATCCGTCCGTCGCGCAGATCGCCGAGCGCATCGCCGACCGCAGCGCAGGCAACCCATTCTTCACCGAAGAGATCGTGCGTGACCTGGCTGAGCGCAGAATCCTCGACGGCGGGCGCGGCTCCTACGTCTGTCGCGGCGACGGCGGGGTCAGCGTTCCGCCGACCGTACAGGCCACCATCGCCGCTCGCATCGACCGCCTCGGAGCGGCCGCCAAGCGAACGCTCAACGCGGCATCGGTGATCGGTTCGCCGTTCGGGGCTCGGCTGCTGAGCGCACTCGATGTTTTCGAGGTGGCCGAGTTGATCGACGCCGAACTCGTCGAACCGGTATCGATGTCGGAGTACGCATTCCGACATCCGTTGATCCGCTCGGTCGCCTACGAGTCGCAGCTCAGATCGAGCCGTTCACAGCTGCATCGACAGGTCGCCGCCGCCGTCGAGCATCAGGATCCGTCGTCAGCCGACAAGAACGCTGCCCTGATCGCAACGCACCTCGAGGCAGCTGGCGACCTGCATGGGGCCTTCGATTGGCACATGCGGGCCGGGACATGGTCGGTACACCGCAATATCGCTGCCGCGCGGATGAGTTGGGAGCGGGCGCGGTCCGTCGCCGACGAACTGCCCGCCGACGATCCAGCGGTAACACACATGCGCATTGCCCCGCGAACGTTGTTGTGCGCCACCATCTGGCGGGTCGGCGGAAGCCTTGCCGACGTGGGATTCGACGAGTTGCGTGAACTCGCGACAGCGGCGGGCGACATGCGATCGCTGGCACTCGGGATGACCGGCTGGGTGCAGATGCTGAACTTCTACGGCAAATACGCCGAAGCGTCGCGGCTGGCCACTGAATTCGCCGACCTGTTGGATTCCATCGATGATCCCGAAATGACCGTGGGGCTGATGTCCATTCCCATCGTTGCGAAGTGGGACGCAGGAGAAATGGCCGAAGCCCTCAGACTGGCACAGCGCGCGATCGAACTCTCCAACGGTGACCCGTGCATGGGCAACATGATCATCGGCTCACCACTCGCGTTCGCGCTCGTGCTCCGCGCGTCGGCCTCATCCATCCTCGGAATCGACGGGTGGAAGGACGATTATGACCGGGCGATCGAGATCGCCCGTGCGGTAGACAAGTTCACCTTCTGCACCGCGGTGATGTTCAAGTACATCGCCGTCGAGAATTGGGCTTTGCTTTCCGATGAGGCGGCAATGCGCGACACCGCTGAGGCATTGGCGGTCGCACAGCAGTTCGGCGATGACTTCACGCTGACCACTTGTGAATTCGTGCGTGGCACCGTTTTGGTGCGGCGCGGCGACGCCGATCGCGCACACGGGTTCGAACTACTCGCCAGGTGTCGGGAGGTGGCGTTGGAGCACCGGTTCACCATCATCGCCGCGTGGTGCGCTGACCTTGACGTCGCGGCGGAGAAGATTCGCACGGGCGACTTCGACACGGCGATCGAGTTGTGCCGCAGTGTCCTCGACGAAGAGATACGCGCGGGCGAGATGATGAATCGCGGCTGGACCACCACGGTGCTCGTCGACGCACTGCTCCGGCGTCGACGCCCGGGAGATTTGGACCAGGCTCAGGCAGCGGTGAATCGATTGGCCGCCATGCCGACCGAGCCTGTTTACCTCTACCACGAGCTACCCCTGATGCGGATGAGGGCAATGCTGGCGAAAGCACGCGGCGACGACGCGACCTTTGCCGACCTCCGCGACCGCTACCGCGCGCGGGCGGAGGAGGTGGGCATGGAGGGTCATATCGCGATCGCCCGCGCGATGGACTAGACACCGAAACCGACGCAATGGTCGATTCGGCAGCGAAGGCCAGCCAAAGCGTCGGGCTCGGCGCGCCTACCTCGAACGGCCCCGGCTAGACACGGTCCCCTAGGGTGTATGGCCATGAAGGCATGCGAACGCGTCGGCCTTGACTTCATCGACGACGCACCGTTTCGGTTCGTCAGCACCGTCGACCTGGCGATCACTCCCGAGCAGCTGTTCGAGGTGCTCGCCGACGCCGAGTCCTGGCCGCAGTGGGCCACGGCGATCACCCAGGTGACCTGGACCAGCCCGGAACCCCGCGGCGTCGGCACCACCCGTACCGTGCGCATGCGCGGCGGAATCGTCGGCGACGAGGAGTTCCTGGCCTGGCAGCCCTACAGCCACATGGCCTTCCGGTTCAACGAGGCCTCCAGCGGCAGCATCGCGGCGTTCGCGGAGGACTACCGGGTGGTGAAAACCCCGGGCGGCTGCCATCTGACCTGGGTGATGGCGATGAAACCCCACGGCGTCGCGGCCCGCATCGGCATGACGCTGGGACGGCCGGTGATGGGCTGGGTGTTCCAGAAGTTCCTGCACAACCTGCGCGACTACTCCAACAGGCGGTACGCGGTGTCCTGATCCGCCCGCATTCCCCGCGAGATCGCACGCCTTGATCCCGCTTTCTGTCCCGGAACCTGGTTTCACGCCCAATCGCGGTGTGCAAAGCTGGTCGGCATGACCTTCAACGAGGGCATGCAGATCGACACCAGCACCACATCGAGCAGCGGCGGCGGACGCGGCCCCGGCCGGGGAGTCGCAATCGGCGGAGGTGTCGGTGGCCTGCTGGTCCTCGTCGTTGCGCTGTTTCTGGGCGTCGATCCCAGCACCGTCGTGCCCCAACAGCAGATCGGCACGGGCGAAGTCGGCGCCCCCGGTTTCGATCTCAGCCAGTGCAAGACCGGGGCCGACGCCAACGAGTTGGCCGAGTGCCGTGTCGTGGCCACCGGCAACTCGGTCGACGCCGTATGGCAGCAGTTGATGCCCGGATATGAGCGCCCAAGCGTCCGGCTGTTCACCGGGTCCGTGCAGACCGCTTGCGGCCCGGCCACCAGCGATGTCGGGCCGTTCTACTGCCCGGCCGATCAAACCGCCTACTTCGACGTCGACTTCTTCGACGTGCTGAAGAACCAGTTCGGTTCCAGTGGCGGTCCGTTGGCGCAGGAGTACGTGGTGGCTCACGAGTTCGGCCACCACGTGCAGAATCTGCAGGGCACGCTGGCACGCGCGCAGGGCGCGGGAGCCAAAGGCGCTACCGGCGGCGGCGTGCGCACCGAGCTGCAGGCCGACTGCTACGCCGGGGTGTGGGCACACTACGCGGCCATCACCAAACAGGAGAGCACCGGCGTCCCGTTCCTGGAGCCGTTGAGCGACAAGGACATCAGCGACGCATTGTCGGCCGCGGCCTCGGTGGGCGATGACCGCATCCAGAAGCAGGCCACCGGTCAGGTCAACCCCGAGGCGTGGACACACGGTTCGGCCGCGCAGCGGCAGAAGTGGTTCACCGAGGGGTACCGCACCGGCGACCCGAACAAGTGCGACACCTTCACGACGAACAACCTTGGCTAGGACGTCAACGGCCGTCGACGCCGTCGCCGAACGCTATCTCCAAGTGGCCGCCGCCCTGGATCCCTGCGCAGCAACGGATATGGGCATCACCGGCCACGACGACAACATCACCGACTACTCCCCCGCAGGCGTGGCCGCGCGCGTCGAGGCGGCCCGAAACGCGTTGCGCGAACTCGACGGTGTGCAACCCGTAGACGACGTGGACCAGGTGACCATCGCCGCGATGCGGGACCGCCTCGGGATCATGATCGAACAGCACGACGCCGGCCTCGACGTCGGCGCCTTGAACGTGATCGCCTCACCACTGCAGGCGATGCGCGACGTGTTCGATCTGATGGCCACCGAAACCGAGGACGACTGGGCGTTGATCGCGGCGCGGTTGTCGCGGTTGCCGGACCGGGTCGCCGGCTATGCAGACGCGTTGCGTGCGTCGGTTGCCGACGGGCGCGCTCCTGCGGTGCGCCAGGTCGCGCGTGGGATCGAGCAGGCGACCGGCATCCAGCACTTCTTCGTCGATATGGTCGCCGACGCCGTGCCCGATAACGCGGTGCTGCAAGAGGATTTGCGCCAGAGTGCGGCCAACGCCGCCAATGCCTACCGCGAGCTCGGCAGGGTCCTCGGAGACGAGGTCGCGCCGTATGCGCGCCAGGAAGACGCCGTCGGCCGCGACGAATACCGGTTGTGGTCCCGGTCGTTCCTGGGCGCGACGGTCGACTTCGACGAAGCCTACGAGTGGGGCCTGACCCAGCTGGAAGCCATTGTCGCCGAGCAGGAGTCGACCGCGGCCCAGCTGTATCCGGACGTGACGGTGGCCGAGGCGCTGCGCCGCCTCGACGAGGAGGAGCGCTACGTCGTGGCAGGTGTCGACGCGCTGCAGTCCTGGATGCAGGATCTGTCGGACCGCGCCGTCGAATCGCTTGCCGGCACGCATTTCGACATCGCCGCACCGCTGCGACGGCTGGAGTGCAGGATCGCACCCACCCACACCGGTGGCATCTACTACACCGGCCCGTCGGAGGATCTGACGCGGCCGGGCCGGATGTGGTGGTCGGTGCCGCACGGCGTCGACACGTTTCACACCTGGCGCGAAACCACGACCGTGTACCACGAGGGGGTACCAGGACATCACCTGCAGATCGGGCGCGCTGTGGTGCTGGCCGACCGGCTCAACCGGTGGCGCCGACTGGGCTGCTGGGTGTCGGGCCACGGTGAGGGCTGGGCGTTGTACGCCGAGCGGTTGATGGCCGAGTTGGGCTGGCTTGACGATCCCGGTAATCGGCTGGGGATGCTTGACGCTCAGCGCTTTCGGGCCGCCAGGGTCTGCATCGACATTGGGGTGCACTGCGGTCTGACCGCGCCCGACGGCGGTGTGTGGGACGCCGAGCGGGCGTGGGAGTTTCTCCGAACCCACAGCGCGATGAACGACGAGCATCTTCAGTTCGAACTGGACCGTTACCTGGGCTGGCCGGGTCAGGCACCCTCGTATGCGATCGGGCAGCGGATCTGGCAACAGCTACGCGACGAGATGCTCGGGCGGGGCGCGGCCCTCAGAAATTTTCACAGCCGCGCGCTGGATCTGGGCGGATTACCGCTGGATGTGCTCAGGTCGGCGCTGTTGAGTGATTTCGCGACGAGCTGATCCGCTGTGCTCGGCGGCCGCGGCGCTCTAGCGTCATGGTCATGGACGCTGTGACCGTAACGCCGCAGCTGACCATGCTGCGGGTGCAGGGCTGGCAGGTCTATGTCTGGAACGACGCGGGCTCGGTGACGCTGATCGACTCCGGCGCACCCGGATCCGGCGCACAGATCGCGGCAGCGGTGCGCGGTATCGACCGGATCGTGCTGACGCACGGGCACGTCGACCACGTCGGGTCGGCAGCCGAACTGCGCAGCGCGACGGGCGCCGCCGTGTTCGCAGGCGCAGGCGACGCGGCCGCGATCCGCGCCGGTAGCGCCCTGCCGCCGCCGGTGTTCGAGGACTGGGAAGTGCCGATCCACCAACAGGTTTCGGCTGGCCTGCCCGACGCGGCGCCGCCGGTGACCGTCGACCGGGAACTGGTCGACGGCGATGTGCTGGACTTCGGCGGCGGCGCCGAGGTGCTTTCGGTGCCCGGCCACACCGAGGGCAGCATCGCCATCCACCTGCCGCGGCACGGGGTGCTGTTCACCGGTGACACGGTCGCCAACGTCGGCGCCGTGATGCTTGGCGCCTTCAACCAGGACCGCGCACGAACCGTCGCCTCGTTCCGGCGGTTGGCCGCCCTCGATGTCGAAACCGCATGTTTCGGCCACGGTGACCCGCTAGCGTCGTCTGCTGGCCCGCGACTTCGCGAGGTCGCGGCCGCCCTGTGAGCCGAGGAGGTTCGACGATGCGTATCGCGGTAGCCGGGGCGACGGGCAACATCGGGGCCCGCGCGGTGAGGTTCCTCGAAGACAACGGCCACGACGTGGTCAAGATCAGCCGGTCACAGGGGGTCGATCTGATGACCGGCGAGGGTCTGGACGCTGCGCTCGACGGGGTGGCGGCGGTCCTCGACACCGTCAGCGCGCCGCCCACCGACCGCGAGCAGACGGCGGCGTACTTTGGAACCACCACCGCCAACCTGCTTTCCGCCGGACACCGCGCCGGTGTGCGCCACCATGTTTTGTTGTCGATCGTGGGAATCCACGGCATCGAGGGCAACGCGCACTACGCGGGCAAGCGCGAGCAGGAGCGGTTGGTCACCGCGGGACCCGTGCCGTGGACAATCGTGCCCGCCACTCAGTTTCACGACTTTGCGGCGATGGTCACCGGTTGGACCGAGCAGGACGGCGTGGCCACCATCGCTCCGCTGCTGGTGCAGCCGATCGCGCCCGACGACGTCGCCCGGGTGCTGGCCGAGGTGGTCACCGGTGAACCGCAAGGCCGGTATTTCGACGTCGCGGGACCCGAAACCCAGGACTTGGTCGACATGGCGCGCCGGACGCTGACGGCCAAGAGCCGGCACGTGAAACTCGTGCCGACGTGGTCGGGGATTTTCGGGGTTTCGATGGCGGGAAACGTGTTGTTGCCCGGGGAGAATGCCCGCATCGAGGCGACCACGTTCGACGACTGGCTCGCGGCCGGCGCCAACTGACAGGAGATCCCACCGATGACGAACCCCGATGCCCCGTTGGCCGGCAAGGTCGCCTATGTGACGGGCGCCGCGCGCGGGCAGGGCCGCGCGCACTGCGTCCGACTGGCCCGTGCCGGCGCCGACATCGTCGCGATCGACGCGTGCGGTCCGGTCGCCGAGCACAACGGCTACCCGCCCGCGTTGCCCGAAGACCTCGCCGAGACCGTCAGCCTCGTCGAGGGCGAGGGCCGCAAGATCGTCGCCGACCGGGTCGACGTCCGCGACGCCGCCGGACAGCAGCGGGTGGTGTCCGACGCGGTGGAACAATTCGGCCGCCTCGACATCGTCGTCGCCAACGCCGGGGTGATGAATTGGGGCCGGCTGTGGGAGATTTCGGCTCAGCAGTGGCAAGACGTGCTCGACGTCAACCTGACCGGCGTATGGAACACGATCAAAGCCGTTGTGCCGCCGATGATCGCGGCTGGCAACGGCGGCTCGATCATCACGATCAGTTCAGCCGCGGGCATCAAGGCCGTTCCGGGCTGCGGTCACTACTGCGCGAGCAAGTTCGGCCTCGTCGGGCTGACCAACTCGCTGGCGGTCGAACTCGGCGAGTACGGGATTCGCGTCAACTCGGTCCACCCGTACGGCACCGACACCCCGATGGGTAACGACACCTCGATGTGGCAGATCTTCGCCGACCACCAGACCTACATCCACAGCTTCTCGCCCGGTGCGCTGCCGACGGACTCGCTGGCCGACCCGGACCTGATCTCCGACATCGTGCTCTGGTTGGCCAGCGACGCGTCGGCTCTGGTGACCGCGGCCCAAATCCCCGCGGACAAGGGCTATCTGAAGATCTAAGTCCTCACCATCCTCCCACGAGCAGACGCAAAGGGCCCCATTTCGCCGCGGACATGGGGCCCTTTGCGTCTGCTCGCGCTGAAAAGGTGCTTAGAGCCGGGACTGTTCCTTGATCGCGGTGTCGGTGGTGCGCAGCGGCCGGATCAACGCGTCCTGGGCGAAGGAGGCGATCAGCTCACCGGACTCGGTGTGCACCGCCCCGCGCACGTAGGACATGCCCGCGCCGACCTGCGTGCTCTCGTGGCTGTACAGGAGCCAGCCATCCCAGGAGAACGGCTCATGAAAACTCACCGACACCGTCATCGGCGCGGTCGAGACGGTCAGGTGTGACTGTGCGGTACCGATACCGGCATGCGCCCGCATCGTCGTCGAAATACCAAGGTGTCCAGTGAAATAGGCGATCAGCGCCTTGGCCAGATCGTCACGACTCGGGATCGGGTCGTAGTGCAGCCAGGCGTACAGCTCGGGCGGGCCGACCTCGTCGGGGCTGTTGACGTCGACCACATCGACCAGCCGCAGCTCGCGTCCGGCCATCGGCATCTCGGCGACGTTGGCGTCCGCCGGCGCCGCCACGTCCGGGCGGGACAACTGGTGCCGGATGACGTCGGCGGTGGGCACGTCGGCCAGCACCGTCACCGTGATGCAGCGCTTCCCGTTCTGCTTGGCGGCGATGACGGCCGTTGCAGTGGAACGTCCTTCGGCGACGACGTCGATCTCCAGCTCGACAGGGCCGGCCGCGACCATCACCGCCCGCGCGAACACCGCGTGCGCCGAGCGTACCGACTTGTCCGGAAACTTCTTGGCCGCAGCGACAATCGCCTGGGCGAGCACCTGCGTGCCCTCGACCACCTGACGCTCGTCCTCGCCCGCGGGCCCGGTCTGTGCGATGAAACGGTCTTGGCCGTCGGGGGTCACGTCGAACAGGTCGAGCAGCCCCTGCACGCTCCACTGGGCTCCCACGGATGGATGCGCTGAATCTGTCGTCATGGCACCGAACAGTAACCGAGCTTCTGCAAAAGCGGTAACGTCATTACCAGCCAGATATCGCTCGCCCGCGGAAGGTTGTTCACATGGCGAAGAGCACCGGCCGCCCGGCCGGGGCCGCCAGGAAGGCGTCGACCGCCGACCCCGCCGTCGACCCGGAAGCGCGCTCCAAGCGGTTCATGAAGTCCGCGCTGGCCATCCTCGGCGAGACGGGACGCACGGACTTCACCGTGCTCGAGGTGGTCGAGCGGTCCAAGACCTCGCTGCGCTCGTTCTATCAGCACTTCTCCACCAAGGACGAGCTGCTGCTGGCGTTGATCGACAAGATCATGTCGGAGTCCGCCCGCAGGTGGCGCGACCAAACCGCCGGGCTGGCAAGCCGGACCGCCCTGCGGGTGCTCATCGACCGCATCTGCACCCCGGCCGAATCCACCACCCAGGACAAGGTCAACCGCGGCCTGACCTACTACAACGACCACCTCGCCGAGACCTTGCCGCGCGAGTATGCGCGCGTGCTGTCCCCGCTGCACGAGCTGATCAAAGACATCATCAGGCGAGGCATCGCCGAGGGTGAATTCCGCGGCGACCTCGACGTCGAGGCCAAGGCCGCACTGATCATGCAGTCCGCGCTGGGCGCGATGCGGCTGCAGGTGCTGGGCGCAGAGCTCAACGGCATGCCCATCGCCGCCGACCAGATCTACGAATTCTGTGTCGGCGGATTGCGCGCCGACCCCGACGACCGCACCTGACCTGCGCAATGCCGGCCCCCTCAGGGGTGGTGTTTTCGCTGGTACAGACGTGGTAATGTCATTACCAGCAGTGCAGAACCAGACTTCCAGGAGGCGGAAATGGCCCGCAAGCTCCCCTATCCGGTGTTCGACGCCGACAACCACTTCTACGAGCCCAAAGAGGCGCTGACCAAGTTCCTGCCGGACCACCGCAAGAACGTCATCGACTACATCGAGGTGCGGGGGCGGACCAAGATCATGGTGCGCAACCAGGTCAGCGACTACATCCCCAACCCGACGTTCGAGGTGGTCGCCCGGCCCGGCGCCCAGGAGGACTACTTCCGGCACGGCAGCGGCGGCAAGAGCTTCCGCGAGGTGATGGGCAAGCCGATGAAGGCGATCCCCGCGTTCCGCGAACCCGCGGCGCGTCTCGAGGTCATGGACAGCCTCGGCCTGGACTACTCGCTGATGTTCCCGACGCTGGCCAGCCTGGTCGAGGAACGGATGAAGGACGACCCCGAACTCATCCACGACGTCATCCACGCCCTCAACGAGTGGATGTATGAGACCTGGCAGTTCAACTACGAGGACCGGATCTTCTCTACCCCGGTCATCACGCTGCCGATCGTCGACCGCGCCCTCGAGGAACTGGAATGGTGTCTGGAGCGCGGCGCGAAGACGGTGCTCGTGCGTCCCGCCCCGGTCCCCGGCTTCCGCGGCACCCGCTCGTTCGGGCTACCCGAATTCGACCCGTTCTGGCAGGCGTGCGTCAAGGCCGGTATTCCGGTGTCGATGCATGCATCGGACTCCGGTTACGCCGAGTACCTCAACGACTGGGAACCCGCCGACGAGTTCCTGCCGTTCAAGCCCACCGCATTTCGGATGGTCTCGATGGGCAAGCGGCCCATCGAAGACTCGATGGCCGCGCTGGTGTGCCACGGTGCGCTCTCCCGCAACCCCGACCTGCGCATCCTGTCGATCGAGAACGGCGCTGACTGGGTGCCCTACCTGTTCAAGCAGTTCGACAACACCTACAAGAAGATGCCTCAGGAGTTCCCGGAGAACCCGATCGAGGCCTTCAAGCGAGGGGTCTACGTGGCGCCGTTCTGGGAGGACGACTTCACGCAGATGGCCGAGCTGTGCGGAATCGACCGGGTGATCTTCGGGTCGGACTGGCCCCACCCCGAGGGGCTGGCCGAGCCGACCCACCTGATCGATGACCTGCAGGGCCTCGACGAAGAGGGACAGCGGAAGGTCATGGGCGGCAACATGATCGACCTGTTCAAGGTGCCCAACGAGATTGTGCACAATCCCGAGGTGCCGCCGCT
This region includes:
- the ypfJ gene encoding KPN_02809 family neutral zinc metallopeptidase gives rise to the protein MTFNEGMQIDTSTTSSSGGGRGPGRGVAIGGGVGGLLVLVVALFLGVDPSTVVPQQQIGTGEVGAPGFDLSQCKTGADANELAECRVVATGNSVDAVWQQLMPGYERPSVRLFTGSVQTACGPATSDVGPFYCPADQTAYFDVDFFDVLKNQFGSSGGPLAQEYVVAHEFGHHVQNLQGTLARAQGAGAKGATGGGVRTELQADCYAGVWAHYAAITKQESTGVPFLEPLSDKDISDALSAAASVGDDRIQKQATGQVNPEAWTHGSAAQRQKWFTEGYRTGDPNKCDTFTTNNLG
- a CDS encoding DUF885 domain-containing protein — encoded protein: MARTSTAVDAVAERYLQVAAALDPCAATDMGITGHDDNITDYSPAGVAARVEAARNALRELDGVQPVDDVDQVTIAAMRDRLGIMIEQHDAGLDVGALNVIASPLQAMRDVFDLMATETEDDWALIAARLSRLPDRVAGYADALRASVADGRAPAVRQVARGIEQATGIQHFFVDMVADAVPDNAVLQEDLRQSAANAANAYRELGRVLGDEVAPYARQEDAVGRDEYRLWSRSFLGATVDFDEAYEWGLTQLEAIVAEQESTAAQLYPDVTVAEALRRLDEEERYVVAGVDALQSWMQDLSDRAVESLAGTHFDIAAPLRRLECRIAPTHTGGIYYTGPSEDLTRPGRMWWSVPHGVDTFHTWRETTTVYHEGVPGHHLQIGRAVVLADRLNRWRRLGCWVSGHGEGWALYAERLMAELGWLDDPGNRLGMLDAQRFRAARVCIDIGVHCGLTAPDGGVWDAERAWEFLRTHSAMNDEHLQFELDRYLGWPGQAPSYAIGQRIWQQLRDEMLGRGAALRNFHSRALDLGGLPLDVLRSALLSDFATS
- a CDS encoding MBL fold metallo-hydrolase, with protein sequence MDAVTVTPQLTMLRVQGWQVYVWNDAGSVTLIDSGAPGSGAQIAAAVRGIDRIVLTHGHVDHVGSAAELRSATGAAVFAGAGDAAAIRAGSALPPPVFEDWEVPIHQQVSAGLPDAAPPVTVDRELVDGDVLDFGGGAEVLSVPGHTEGSIAIHLPRHGVLFTGDTVANVGAVMLGAFNQDRARTVASFRRLAALDVETACFGHGDPLASSAGPRLREVAAAL
- a CDS encoding SDR family oxidoreductase, coding for MRIAVAGATGNIGARAVRFLEDNGHDVVKISRSQGVDLMTGEGLDAALDGVAAVLDTVSAPPTDREQTAAYFGTTTANLLSAGHRAGVRHHVLLSIVGIHGIEGNAHYAGKREQERLVTAGPVPWTIVPATQFHDFAAMVTGWTEQDGVATIAPLLVQPIAPDDVARVLAEVVTGEPQGRYFDVAGPETQDLVDMARRTLTAKSRHVKLVPTWSGIFGVSMAGNVLLPGENARIEATTFDDWLAAGAN
- a CDS encoding mycofactocin-coupled SDR family oxidoreductase, giving the protein MTNPDAPLAGKVAYVTGAARGQGRAHCVRLARAGADIVAIDACGPVAEHNGYPPALPEDLAETVSLVEGEGRKIVADRVDVRDAAGQQRVVSDAVEQFGRLDIVVANAGVMNWGRLWEISAQQWQDVLDVNLTGVWNTIKAVVPPMIAAGNGGSIITISSAAGIKAVPGCGHYCASKFGLVGLTNSLAVELGEYGIRVNSVHPYGTDTPMGNDTSMWQIFADHQTYIHSFSPGALPTDSLADPDLISDIVLWLASDASALVTAAQIPADKGYLKI
- a CDS encoding acyl-CoA thioesterase; this translates as MTTDSAHPSVGAQWSVQGLLDLFDVTPDGQDRFIAQTGPAGEDERQVVEGTQVLAQAIVAAAKKFPDKSVRSAHAVFARAVMVAAGPVELEIDVVAEGRSTATAVIAAKQNGKRCITVTVLADVPTADVIRHQLSRPDVAAPADANVAEMPMAGRELRLVDVVDVNSPDEVGPPELYAWLHYDPIPSRDDLAKALIAYFTGHLGISTTMRAHAGIGTAQSHLTVSTAPMTVSVSFHEPFSWDGWLLYSHESTQVGAGMSYVRGAVHTESGELIASFAQDALIRPLRTTDTAIKEQSRL